A single genomic interval of Triticum dicoccoides isolate Atlit2015 ecotype Zavitan unplaced genomic scaffold, WEW_v2.0 scaffold35261, whole genome shotgun sequence harbors:
- the LOC119345972 gene encoding uncharacterized protein LOC119345972: MVWLLGSMEKTVREQVESFQTAAEVWTSIEKQFSGKSNKIQVSRILHEMWHFRQDQKSVTEYAGELKKLYRDLEFFRPFKPHDPRDLSLLREWFEPLLVQVFLEGLNPEFKLRSQMIQASPDWPTLDQTIASILEEETRLANQEATPQMHGDNRAALTHAQTSVTSRSDQANTTKFDYRRRNKVVCDHCKMSGHVKKNCFELVGYPPGWKQRQTSRFNSSGNNFEKKQDRAHLTSSTTELPATAAHALEEFKAKLMAVATEGSSEAVGSRATEGFEVRKNS; the protein is encoded by the exons ATGGTTTGGCTACTGGGCTCAATGGAAAAAACTGTTCGGGAACAAGTTGAAAGTTTTCAAACTGCTGCTGAAGTCTGGACAAGCATTGAAAAACAGTTTTCTGGTAAATCAAACAAAATACAGGTTAGCAGAATATTGCATGAGATGTGGCACTTTAGGCAAGATCAAAAATCAGTTACAGAATATGCAGGGGAACTCAAGAAACTTTATAGAGATCTGGAGTTCTTCCGGCCATTCAAGCCACATGATCCTAGAGATTTGTCTCTCCTCAGAGAATGGTTTGAACCATTGTTGGTGCAGGTTTTTTTGGAAGGCCTGAATCCCGAGTTTAAACTTCGCTCTCAGATGATACAAGCATCTCCTGACTGGCCTACCTTGGATCAAACTATTGCTAGTATCCTTGAAGaagaaactcgtttggctaaccagGAAGCAACGCCACAGATGCATGGTGATAATCGTGCTGCACTTACTCACGCACAAACCTCTGTTACTTCTAGGAGTGATCAAGCAAATACTACTAAGTTTGACTACAGAAGGAGAAACAAAGTTGTGTGTGATCATTGTAAGATGTCTGGCCATGTGAAGAAGAATTGTTTCGAGTTGGTTGGTTATCCTCCGGGATGGAAGCAAAGACAAACAAGCAGGTTCAACAGCAGCGGTAACAACTTTGAGAAGAAGCAGGACCGAGCTCATCTTACATCATCGACAACAGAGTTACCTGCAACCGCTGCTCATGCACTAGAAGAGTTCAAGGCAAAGTTGATGGCCGTTGCTACCGAAGGATCTAGTGAAGCTGTCGGCTCTCGGGCTACAGAAG GATTTGAAGTCAGGAAGAATTCTTGA